The region ACAAATGACTAATGGGGTGCTTAGTAACACAAGAGCAAGTACCTTTTCTGAGAGTGATGGGCAAAGAGTCGGTCACAATGGGGAAATTGGATCTGTAGACAACATGGAAGTTGGTGGTGGCATAGGAACAGGTGGTGGTGGGTGACAGGAGTAGACATGTAAGGGAGCAGAATGTGGAACTAACTACTTAGAGTGGGAAGATTTGGTATGGAGTAAGAGACTTGGGATAAGAAGAGGGATGGAAGAAGGTGACTTAAAAACATAATGATCAGGAGAGCTAACAGTGGAGAAATATGGAGTAGACTCAAGAAAGGTAACATTGGTGAAATAGCTTCTCAGAGTTGGGAGTAGAATGGGTTATGTACGGAAGGGTAATAGAGTTGTTAGATTGTTGGCTAGGTCAGTTGGGAAGTTGGTCAGTTTTAGCTGTTTGGAGGATGTCCCCTTTGTGCTTTATGTGGAACATACGGAGAAAGCGGAATGCAAGATGCTTTGAAGATCGTGAGATGGCGGTTGAAGAGCTCAAGAACATCTTGGTCAAAACGCTTTATATTTGGACAAGGGTGTataatttctctcatttttcaatttttttttttttgaatttgtaaatTTCTGTTCTTTTCACAATTAGTGGGGTCATCTCTTGCATACATTTTGTGTACTAGAGTTGCGTTCATCTGCGCTTATTAATGGAATGCATTACTTTATCAAAAGAAATGCTATACACAACACTTTTATCTTACTATGCTGACGTGGTAGGGTGCAGTAGCACTTGGATTACccgttgttaaaaaaaaaaaaaaaatccaatggcTATTGGACCTTGCCACATCTGCATAGTGGGATAAATGTGtggtttataacattactcttaataGAAAGAACATGCACTTAGAGTATTCATAGTTTCAATACTagttttcttattcttttaaagtctttttttttttttttggtatgctTTTTACTGTATCTAAATAATGGGTTAATGTGATTGCTACTTATCATCTTTTCCTTCCTAGAATATTGTGATTGTCAATCTGATACCGAACCATTTAGTGCTCTGCTCAAGGGGACCACTTCCTGCATGACTTTCGTTTGAAGACATTTTGCATTCTTCCCTACCTTCTTCCTCTCATGATGTTCCTGGTTTACAACAAATTATGTGTgccttttttattctttctgcCAGAGTGTTTGATCCTCCCCTGTGAACTGAGCCTTTTGGCAATGGATCACATTTTCATTATTAACAATAACTTCTGATACTGCAGATTGTATTTTCCGAAGCATGGTGGATTGGGAGAAAAGATGAGAACCCTGAAGAAGCTCGACTCAATTTTCCTAAGGACTTGGATGAGGTTAGGTTCCCTTAATATAAGTTGCTCAGGTTGTTGGAATGCATCTTTATTTCATTTGAGTTTTGGGTAATTGGAAAATCATGTCCCTTGGTGACCAAGATGTCAAATGTCTGTTCTTTTCAGGGACAAGTCGTTGAATATGACTTTAAGGGTGGTGCAGGTGCTGCATCTGTAAATAAGCCTGGTTTACAGAAAACTGGAATGATTTATGTAGATGAACAGTCTCCTAAAGCTGAGCTTGAAGTTGATCAATCAGATGGTGAAAACAATTTGAAAGATTCGATAAAAGCAACACCAGTTCGACATTCAGAGAGAACTGCTGGGAAAACATTTAAGTACTAGCCTTACTGTCTTATTTTGCTTGATATACATTGTTATCCTGACGTAAAAATGTGAGTAGCTGTGGTATGCTCCTATTGCCAGAAGATATAGAATGTTGTTTATGCTGTCCCTTCGCTCTAGTGATAAATGGATAGGAAGGGGTTGGGGTATCTCTTATGTTCTCGGGTTACCAATTAGAAAACTTGAGCATCACAGATCTCACTCGCACAGATTTATGAATGCATGTAGATGGATGGATGAACATCATCAACTTTAATTCTTTTGTTAGGCTTAATGTCCTTGGTCATTAGTAATTCTTATTTCGAAACAGCCCCCCTCCAACCCCCCTCAAAAAAGGGGGTGGGGGAAgcaaggaaaaagagaaaaattgttGTGGATAGTTAAAAAGGCACTGCTTTTAATGAGCCACTGCTCATATGTAGACACAGGTAGTGCATTCATTTTTTCAGATTAAATCTTGCAAGATTCTTATGCACCCACTGGATGTAAGATCTATATATTATGAGACAATTGTTTTCAGTGTGTTGTGGTTCCTTTCATGACAGTTGGCTACATGAATAATCTTTtgcacttttattttcttttttcttttttctttttttgttgaacttAGGATGAAATGAGAAAGGTTGTTGATCATCTAGAAGATACCAAAATTAGAATTTGTGATCCTCTGATGCTTCTGCTCATGCTTCAGCCAACCGTTtgaattttttcattaattaagcTTTGATGTTCTATCCAGTTTAAGTTAATCCTTTCCCTTAAAAAGTCCATAATTCCTTTTATCTCTACTCTTTTTGTTGGTCAGTTTTGCAGAAGCTTCTTCTGGGGAAGATTCTGTTGAAAGTGATGCTGATGTAtcagaaggagaagaaaagaaagttgTGGGAGTTGATTCTTCAGCCACAAAATATACTAGGGGAAATATCCTGATTATGTTGTCTTGATTAATAACTGTTTCCTAAGTTACTTTTTTTGTGAACATCTCTGCATGCGAGCCATACTGGAACATTAGagctttatttttatatttatttgtttttttggataagtCTTATATTTCATTATGCCAAAGTTCCTTTTCATCAGCAGTATGTTTATTACCTTAAATTGTAAATACAGACTGAAAGTCTTGGCTATGTAGCCCTTGACATTGACAATAAGGATGCTGTAGTAAGGACTCTGTTTCCTGAAAAGAATGAAGAGCCTGCTATGTCAGTGTCCAAGTCAAAGAGACTGTCTCACACTGCCACAACAGTAACCACAGATAAGGAAAGATCTTCGAGTCATAATGGTTCACTTGTTCAGACTACTATATCCACATTGTTTAAGAAAGTGGAGGAGAAGGTAAGGTCTTAATAATTTGTTTGGTAGAATAAGAGTACGAAGTAGTTTACTGAATAacattgtttcatttttcttcctttaaaaCAGTTTTTATTGTGAAAGGAACTGAGGGATTCCTTATTTGTTATGAGAAATTTCTTATTTGAtgcctctcactctctcgtcgACACGTGTAGGTGCATTATGTCGTTTTCATCCTTTTGTGTTACTTTCAGACACTGGTGTTCTTTGTAGTTCTCGTTTGTTTGGTATTCTGTATGGGATTCTTGAATTggttttgttagaatataaattaaataattaaattaactctttcctattagcttaaacttttgggataaatggtgatttaacaggTTTTACGTCAAGGCCAAAGCCTTCGAGCTTTCGTTAGAAGAGGGGCTGTTAGTTTTATGTTTCATGGAAAAGAGTAGAGGGGTGCCATGTGCAGTATGCATTGGTAAGGTTAGCATGGCATGGTTGTCGACTATTGTGGAGGTGTTGGTCCAAGGAATAAGGTTGAAGGATTTTGTTCAATCATTGAGGGTGGGGAGAAAGGAGTTTATAGCACAGGCACGACTGGTATTTGGCGTTAGTGGAATATGGGGGTGATGGACCAAGAGGTTTTGTTGCACCCCAGAGGGTTGCAAAGGGAGGGGTTGGAGAAGTTGTGCCGCCAAGCTGCTAAAGGTGGTTGATTTTCTCAATCTGTCCTTCAGCGAGAGAAGCAGAGCATTGCCTTCACGACATTCTCTCGGCGACTTGGGTGGCTTCAGTGGCAACAGGCAAGGCTTGGGtggaagtttccaacagaaggTCTTATGTGGAGGTTTTGGGTAGGGCGGGGTAGACGCAGAAAAGGGCCACGACAATGAGGGGCAAAGTGGGTTATGGCCAAAAAGCTTCATCTTGTTTGAAGGATCGTCCATTGGCACCTGTGATGATGGTGGAGTGAGCACCAGTAGGGGTTGATGGGAAGAGGACGTTTGGTGAGGTGCTGGTTGGACCGGGCTGCGTTAGGCTCGATGCATTAGTACCATAGGTCTTAAAGAACATTGGTCAAGGTGTTATTGCAGAAGTAACGAATCTTAGGTTTCATGCTGTAGCAAAGGGCATGGCAATTCATGGGAGTGGTGCGATGGGTGTCATTAGGGTTTTGAGAGAACAATTGGAGTTACTGAAAGGTGAAGTGGACCAGGTTATCGCGAAATTGGATGGGGGCCTAGAGATTATTGGGTTGGAGGAAATTAACAACTCGAAACAGGCCAAAATTGCAGTGGCGAAGCCCATTCACTTAGCGAGGGCCAAACCCTCTAAAAAGCTCCCTTTTGTAGACCAAGGCCCAAAACCACTAGACTAAGCCCAACTTGAATTAAACAGATGAAAAAGCCCAAATCCCCCTCAAGTGAAACACGAGTTTTGCAAACCCACTTTTAAGTGGGTGAGGAAGACGCAGGCCAGGGATGCCTCTTATTCGGGCAAGGGCTCGGGGGCGGGCACGAGTCCAGCGGGCGAGAGTGTTCTTTGCTTGGTTGGTCGCcttagggaagatcctcactaTGGACAACCTAAGGAAGCGGCATGTCATAGTGATTGATTGGTgctatgtgtaagaagagtggggcgTCCGTGAATTACcttttactccattgtgagattGCTAGTGCCTTATAGAATACTATTCTCAGTCCTGTTGGGTTAGCTTGGGTTTTGTCTAGACGAGTGGTAGGCCTATTTGCATGTTGGAGAGGGTAGTTTGGCAGTCTTCAAAGTGTAGTAATGTGGAAGGTGGTTCCATCTTGCCTTATGTGGGAtctttggagggaaaaaaatgatCGAAGTTTTAAAGACGGTGAGAGGATGGTAGTGGAATTAaagattgttttttttcttcaatatccTTTGCCATTGGACAACTGCCCTTGACTACTACAATATTTCtaactttcatgattttcttgatcttttttctagttaggtgtatctcttgtatactttctataTGCTTGAGTTGcgcctttgcgctttttaatgaattttcgattactcataaaaaaaaaaagaaaaaaatcgtccttttattgatttatattttgtcCAGCTTCAAAAAGCTTTGTTAAGAGACACTATAGTCTTTCTAATTTATCACTACACCTTCAGTTTTCTGAATTTGTGGGTTCACTAACACTCTAACTATATTATGCATGTCCATTGAATATTATGCCAGAACCCATATtgatttttttcctcttttctttatttcttcttcatttttttaaaaaaaaaaaaaatatctgtgtccTTTATTTGTATCCACTCTTCGGATTTTTTGCTTGGTTCCTTCTCTTTATGACtatgttaagatttttttttttttttttttggtgctggAGAGGACTCATACCTACCTCCTGCTAGATTAAAAAGCAAAGGGGTGATTGTATTAATGGCGTGAATTTGACCAACCTATGTTTAACTCTTCAAAAAggagttattattattttaaacttCATTGAGAGTATCATATGGACTCATTTGAAAAATATCCTCACATAATCTGAATTACCAAACTTACCTACTTGATAAGTTgcaatgaaaattttattagtATTTCCATCAGTCAACTTGTTCGAGTGTGGTAGTTGTCTTTCTcgatatttattttctatatttggtagttttaaatttgtaaacatttttttaGCACTTGTGGTTCGGCCCTGTTTtaatttctaactctaaataCTTCTCACTAAATTAGTTTATGAGGAATTAGAGagttccattttctttttgatttttgatggAATCCATTAGCTAAATTTGAACTTTGGGCCTTGGAGAAATTTGGATACCCCATACATAGGGAAGCTTAATTCGCAGTATTGCtgttaaatatgcaaataataattttcaagtTTGTGAGGAGAGGAATTAATTCTTGGAAATTTATCAAACTCAAATGGAATTTAAGcttgtttgtaagaattttggATGGCATGGACCTTATTGGTAATCCCTTCTGAAAGTTACAGTTGTGAAAAGATTGATGATGCTGACATGTTAAGAAGGGAGCTTATCTACTAATATTATAAACTTGAACATTAATATTACATCTATAGAATAATGTGTATTGGGGAAATGGGCTCAAAATATATTGCCAAGTAACGTGTAGCTAGCTAGTATTCAGATTCACAGTTTTCTTATAAAGCTCTTCCATTTTCAGAAAGCACCAAGAAATCCAAGGAAATCTCCATCACCAAAAGGTTGCTAATtttcatgatttcttttttattatgagACTACTGTGATTAGAAAACTCAGAACAACAAGAACTATTGATTTTGTCCAGTTTCCGACCAGAAGTTGCTGCATAGCAATTTAAAAAGGAAGATTAATgaggtgagttttttttttccttcaatttttcttttgaacttCAAGTATAAtgatctcttctttttcttagcgATGACTGCTTATGTGGGACAAAAGCCTCGACACTAAAACAGATGTAGAAAGCAGTTGGAACGTTTTTTTTAGAACCTGTGAACAGTACTCCGAATAACATAGCAGCATAAACAATGTCAATATCTGAGCAGCGTATTGGCTCTTTGTAATCATTTGTTAACCTTTTGAGGGATAAGTGGTTTAGGTTTTAAAGATATgaatttttggaaaagaattGGTCCAAATTCTGATATGCATGTGCAAGAGAAGTGGGGAGTTAATAGATCATCTTATTCTTCACTGTGAAGTGGCAAAAGATTTATGGGCTTCAATTTTCCGACTCTTTGGTGTAGATGGGTCATGTCTAGAAGGGTTATAGAGTTGTTGGCATGTTGGATAGGTTAGTTGGGAAGCCGAAACGGTTTAGAAGTTTGGCAGATGACACTTTGTATTTAATGTGGTGCATCTGGAGAGAGCAGAATGTAAGGTGCTTTGAAAATTGCGAGACTTCGGTGATAGAGTTAAAGAATATTATGGTCAAGTCCTTTTATACATGGATAGCAACATATAATAGTCCtcatttatcttctttttttttttttttcattttttcttctcttgtatacttcctgtatattAGGGTCTATATATTAGTGTTGCGCCCATCTACGCTTCTAATGGAattgatttacttataaaaaaacttGGACTCCTAATAAGACCTAGACTCAATGGATTTTGACTActaaacccaaacaaaataagTAATAAAACCCACAGATAAAatggcaaaaatataataaaatctaAATTAAGAATTAATCGACTAGAAAGATAACCGATGTCCAGAAATATAAACGTTATAGAAATACACTCAACTcctataattaaataaaagtagATTCAAACAAACACCATCTTCGTGTTGCTTGCATGCGGTCCCATGAAGGTATGTACGCTGAAATAGTTTTACATGATCTTTTTGCAGGGCAGACCTAGTAGAAAGGCAAAAGTTATCAAGGAAACAGATGGTggtaagtctctc is a window of Alnus glutinosa chromosome 4, dhAlnGlut1.1, whole genome shotgun sequence DNA encoding:
- the LOC133865849 gene encoding DNA-binding protein RHL1 isoform X1, whose product is MARGSSSSKKVERESNREANPEVTERKRLKRLAFANSVLSETPAKVHEPLSPSKAVSKHHGKDVVKKSQRKNRFLFSFPGLLAPLGGGKIGELKDLGSKNPVLYLDFLQGRMKLFGTIVYPKNRYLTLQFPRGGKNVMCEDYFDNMIVFSEAWWIGRKDENPEEARLNFPKDLDEGQVVEYDFKGGAGAASVNKPGLQKTGMIYVDEQSPKAELEVDQSDGENNLKDSIKATPVRHSERTAGKTFNFAEASSGEDSVESDADVSEGEEKKVVGVDSSATKYTRGKTESLGYVALDIDNKDAVVRTLFPEKNEEPAMSVSKSKRLSHTATTVTTDKERSSSHNGSLVQTTISTLFKKVEEKKAPRNPRKSPSPKVSDQKLLHSNLKRKINEGRPSRKAKVIKETDGGGKIMAKKKEDEIEDEDIEEFSNSSKVASGSDEDWTV
- the LOC133865849 gene encoding DNA-binding protein RHL1 isoform X4, with protein sequence MARGSSSSKKVERESNREANPEVTERKRLKRLAFANSVLSETPAKVHEPLSPSKAVSKHHGKDVVKKSQRKNRFLFSFPGLLAPLGGGKIGELKDLGSKNPVLYLDFLQGRMKLFGTIVYPKNRYLTLQFPRGGKNVMCEDYFDNMIVFSEAWWIGRKDENPEEARLNFPKDLDEGQVVEYDFKGGAGAASVNKPGLQKTGMIYVDEQSPKAELEVDQSDGENNLKDSIKATPVRHSERTAGKTFNFAEASSGEDSVESDADVSEGEEKKVVGVDSSATKYTRGKTESLGYVALDIDNKDAVVRTLFPEKNEEPAMSVSKSKRLSHTATTVTTDKERSSSHNGSLVQTTISTLFKKVEEKKAPRNPRKSPSPKVSDQKLLHSNLKRKINEGRPSRKAKVIKETDGGGKIMAKKKEDEIEDEDIEDFSNSSKVASGSDEDWTA
- the LOC133865849 gene encoding DNA-binding protein RHL1 isoform X2, which codes for MARGSSSSKKVERESNREANPEVTERKRLKRLAFANSVLSETPAKVHEPLSPSKAVSKHHGKDVVKKSQRKNRFLFSFPGLLAPLGGGKIGELKDLGSKNPVLYLDFLQGRMKLFGTIVYPKNRYLTLQFPRGGKNVMCEDYFDNMIVFSEAWWIGRKDENPEEARLNFPKDLDEGQVVEYDFKGGAGAASVNKPGLQKTGMIYVDEQSPKAELEVDQSDGENNLKDSIKATPVRHSERTAGKTFNFAEASSGEDSVESDADVSEGEEKKVVGVDSSATKYTRGKTESLGYVALDIDNKDAVVRTLFPEKNEEPAMSVSKSKRLSHTATTVTTDKERSSSHNGSLVQTTISTLFKKVEEKKAPRNPRKSPSPKVSDQKLLHSNLKRKINEGRPSRKAKVIKETDGGGKIMAKKKEDEIEDEDIEEFSNSSKVASGSDEDWTA